In the Ruminococcus sp. OA3 genome, one interval contains:
- a CDS encoding DUF5717 family protein yields MKKRVEELVSGTFEYKAPKLILSETAVSLQLQEGEAYRGEFFFAAEDNSRIKGMLTASNRRVLLSEDRFAGDTIHIAYGIDTNGLKAGNEEAAEIIILSNLGEYRIRIQFVIQKGQVKSSLGELHNLDDFAALAKADYREAFRMFTSEKFSDFLGEDRRAYIGLYKGMAHNPVTYQNMEEFLIGAGKKEPVELSLDKERKEAFRLGGSMKDSVYIYRSTWGYTRMEVEVEGDFLEVDKKIITSEDFIGSVYGLEYIILRDRLGSGRHRGRIQIKSVYGVLNFEILASAERDYQISMHAFESRMKRDLTQGYLNLRTGVWDYRTWKEKAVSSLQELKNAGDYDAMMQLYEAGIYLEDDDIGHARAALKVLEDRKFSAEETQEEGMHLYLMKKTGLLPDALSNISERIRSLYRRNPESLVLLTILLHEDEEIKNSPVKQLHLMEQQYELGCRSPFLYLEAYEIIRKDENQFKKLSPFMIQVMAFAGKRKLLTKELGMRIAYLARHEKEFRNSVYRLLCDAYEVYPGKDALEAVCKMIMLGQPGRKEYFKWYALAVEQDIRITRLYEFYIETMSRNYQEMLPKAVRLYFSYNNTLSNSRKAFIYAKVIHNKEQDPDTYRMYRDAMQKFAEQSLMDGKNNEDYAVLYQEFVEEIRDEKQGDAAAHVIFTHRLYSDDPKVRNVIVCHSALKQEEAYPCIDGVAYINLYSKESQIIFEDSKRRRYLTTVDYNLQKLLDGKELAYQCMTMNIAHPGLLLYVCGDEPLHARVTVKNLGCFQLAADSDAFEDSYRCMIRRRLLEYYDQNAGDDTLNEYLGRLDYQEFYKVDYLLLQDVLIRHGFYKEAFELILQYGYEGIDTANLFKLCRRMILDMEFTEHEELIYLSWYVVEQGKYDEVLLGYLRDNYMGPAAEMIKLWEKLRGFQMDSYTLEEEILLIAMYTRTNIPKLSKVLESYIRSHGKEVVIAAVFTFLSYGYFLQDFRIDMFVFKGLESVYERGWELDIICELALLKRYRFCKKLTGYQQKNVRSILKHCREKDLRFAFLKELPPELIRGYQLEDKIFVETQVSPSAQVTLYYALQNANEEEPVFHSEPMKNRFHGIFSREFLLFYGERLTYYLTVNEGQNSWQTEPVTVMPEAPATDGATKYERINQMLADKKLGKDQDLVRVMKDYLWMEQKTGQLFTIIE; encoded by the coding sequence ATGAAAAAAAGAGTAGAAGAGTTAGTCAGCGGAACATTTGAATATAAGGCACCGAAACTTATCCTGTCTGAAACTGCTGTCAGTCTGCAGCTGCAGGAGGGCGAAGCTTACCGCGGAGAGTTCTTTTTCGCGGCGGAGGATAACAGCAGGATCAAAGGAATGCTGACGGCCTCCAACCGCAGGGTGCTGTTATCGGAAGACAGGTTTGCAGGGGATACCATACATATCGCATATGGGATTGACACAAATGGTCTGAAAGCTGGAAATGAGGAAGCAGCCGAGATCATCATTCTGAGCAATCTGGGGGAATACCGGATCAGGATTCAGTTCGTGATACAAAAGGGGCAGGTAAAGTCCTCGCTTGGAGAGCTTCACAATCTGGATGATTTCGCAGCGCTTGCCAAAGCAGACTACCGGGAAGCATTCCGTATGTTTACAAGTGAAAAATTTTCAGACTTTCTGGGAGAGGATAGACGGGCATATATCGGGTTATACAAAGGGATGGCACATAATCCGGTGACATACCAGAACATGGAAGAATTCCTCATTGGCGCCGGTAAGAAAGAGCCTGTAGAGCTTTCACTTGATAAAGAGCGAAAAGAGGCATTCCGCCTCGGTGGTTCCATGAAAGATTCTGTCTATATTTACAGGAGCACCTGGGGATACACCCGTATGGAGGTGGAAGTTGAAGGTGACTTTCTGGAGGTTGACAAAAAGATTATCACCTCGGAAGATTTTATCGGCAGTGTCTACGGGCTGGAATATATCATCCTGAGAGACAGGCTTGGAAGCGGCAGACACAGAGGACGTATCCAGATCAAAAGTGTTTATGGGGTACTGAACTTTGAGATACTGGCATCAGCCGAACGGGATTACCAGATCAGCATGCACGCGTTTGAAAGCCGGATGAAGCGGGATCTGACTCAGGGGTATCTGAACCTAAGGACCGGAGTCTGGGACTACCGGACCTGGAAGGAAAAGGCGGTCAGCAGCCTGCAGGAGCTGAAAAACGCCGGTGATTACGATGCGATGATGCAGTTATATGAAGCGGGTATCTATCTGGAAGATGACGATATCGGACATGCACGGGCGGCGCTTAAGGTGCTGGAAGACCGGAAGTTTTCGGCTGAGGAGACACAGGAAGAAGGGATGCATCTATATCTGATGAAGAAGACAGGATTGCTCCCCGATGCACTCAGCAATATCAGTGAGCGGATACGATCATTGTACCGCAGAAACCCGGAAAGCCTGGTACTGCTCACGATCCTGCTGCATGAGGATGAAGAGATCAAAAACTCTCCGGTTAAGCAGCTGCATCTCATGGAACAGCAGTATGAACTTGGCTGCAGAAGCCCGTTTTTGTATCTGGAGGCATATGAGATCATACGAAAAGATGAGAACCAGTTTAAAAAGCTTTCTCCTTTTATGATTCAGGTGATGGCATTTGCCGGAAAACGGAAGCTTTTGACGAAAGAGCTGGGGATGCGGATCGCTTATCTGGCGCGTCATGAAAAAGAGTTCAGAAACAGTGTATACCGGCTCCTCTGTGATGCCTACGAGGTGTATCCCGGAAAGGATGCACTTGAGGCTGTCTGCAAAATGATCATGCTGGGACAGCCAGGCAGAAAAGAGTATTTCAAATGGTATGCGCTGGCAGTAGAACAGGATATCCGCATTACCAGGTTATATGAATTTTATATAGAGACGATGAGCCGTAATTATCAGGAAATGCTCCCAAAAGCTGTACGGCTGTATTTTTCATATAACAATACACTGAGCAACAGCCGGAAAGCATTTATTTATGCCAAAGTTATTCATAATAAGGAGCAGGATCCGGACACTTACCGGATGTACCGGGATGCAATGCAGAAGTTTGCGGAGCAGAGTCTTATGGACGGAAAAAACAATGAAGACTATGCGGTCCTGTATCAGGAGTTCGTCGAGGAGATCAGGGATGAAAAGCAGGGAGACGCTGCTGCGCATGTGATTTTCACGCACCGCCTTTACAGTGACGATCCGAAAGTCCGAAATGTCATCGTTTGCCACAGTGCACTGAAGCAGGAAGAGGCTTATCCATGCATCGACGGGGTGGCATACATCAATCTGTATTCGAAGGAATCCCAGATCATTTTTGAGGATTCAAAACGCAGAAGATATCTGACGACAGTTGATTATAATCTGCAGAAACTGCTTGACGGTAAAGAGCTGGCGTACCAGTGTATGACGATGAATATCGCGCATCCGGGTCTGCTGCTGTACGTGTGTGGGGATGAACCGCTTCATGCACGCGTGACGGTGAAAAACCTCGGCTGTTTTCAGCTGGCTGCTGACTCTGATGCGTTTGAGGATTCGTACCGGTGCATGATTCGGCGCAGGCTGCTGGAATACTATGATCAAAACGCAGGGGATGATACCCTGAACGAATATCTGGGCAGACTGGATTATCAGGAATTTTATAAAGTGGATTACCTGCTGCTTCAGGATGTACTGATCCGCCATGGATTTTATAAAGAAGCATTTGAGCTGATCCTCCAGTACGGTTATGAAGGGATCGATACGGCAAACCTGTTTAAACTCTGCCGGCGCATGATTCTGGATATGGAATTTACGGAGCATGAAGAACTGATCTATCTGTCCTGGTATGTGGTGGAGCAGGGAAAATACGACGAAGTTCTTCTTGGATACCTGAGAGACAATTATATGGGTCCGGCAGCGGAGATGATAAAGCTCTGGGAGAAGCTGCGCGGTTTTCAGATGGATTCTTATACGCTGGAGGAGGAAATCCTGCTCATCGCGATGTACACGCGGACCAATATTCCGAAACTGTCAAAGGTTCTGGAGAGTTATATCCGCAGTCATGGGAAAGAAGTTGTGATAGCAGCAGTGTTTACGTTCCTCTCTTATGGATATTTTCTTCAGGATTTTAGAATTGACATGTTCGTATTCAAAGGACTGGAGAGTGTCTATGAAAGAGGCTGGGAGCTGGATATCATCTGCGAGCTTGCACTGCTGAAGCGTTACCGTTTCTGTAAGAAGCTGACCGGCTATCAGCAGAAAAATGTGCGCAGTATCCTGAAGCACTGCCGGGAGAAGGACCTGCGGTTTGCCTTCCTTAAAGAACTGCCGCCAGAGCTGATCCGCGGCTATCAGCTGGAGGATAAGATCTTTGTTGAAACGCAGGTATCGCCAAGTGCACAGGTGACATTGTATTACGCACTTCAGAATGCGAATGAGGAGGAGCCTGTGTTCCACAGCGAGCCGATGAAGAACAGATTTCACGGGATTTTTTCAAGAGAATTTTTGCTGTTCTACGGGGAACGGCTGACGTATTACCTGACGGTGAACGAAGGACAGAACAGCTGGCAGACAGAACCGGTTACCGTGATGCCGGAGGCGCCCGCTACTGACGGAGCGACGAAATATGAGCGCATTAATCAGATGCTGGCAGACAAAAAGCTTGGCAAAGATCAGGATCTGGTCCGGGTGATGAAGGACTATCTCTGGATGGAACAAAAGACCGGCCAGCTGTTTACGATTATAGAATGA